The following are from one region of the Simiduia agarivorans SA1 = DSM 21679 genome:
- a CDS encoding metal-dependent hydrolase family protein, translating into MHTVFKSLFFGLATIMASQASADLTYLTAAKALDVASGTFTEQPALIIEAGRITHVGTAKSLPAPAGATSIHLEGLTLLPGLMDMHVHLTSDAEDNFLASMNYSIPRQTVKAVKNAHKTLMAGFTSVRDLGDSGYAVIAVRDGIRAGEIEGPRVWSAGHSLSVTGGHCDDNFSAPEMKSVAAGVADGPWAVKAKVRENIKYGANTLKICATGGVFSKGTQVGIQQYTEEELRAAAEEAHQQGMIIAAHAHGTSGIKAAIRAGIDSIEHCSFLDDEAIKLAKKAGTFLSCDIYNTEYTLAFGEQNGVPEENINKEKQVSAAQRESFRRAVKAGLNMVFGSDAAIYPHGDNGKQFHTMVTFGMSPLQALQAATINSAALLKQADLGQLKEGFHADIIAVNGDPLKDIRVLENVAFVMKAGVVYKRVE; encoded by the coding sequence ATGCACACCGTGTTCAAATCCCTGTTTTTCGGTCTGGCTACCATTATGGCGAGCCAGGCCAGCGCCGATCTGACCTACCTCACCGCCGCAAAAGCCCTTGATGTTGCGTCTGGAACATTCACCGAGCAGCCCGCCCTGATTATCGAAGCCGGACGAATCACCCATGTTGGCACAGCGAAAAGCTTGCCTGCGCCAGCTGGCGCCACGTCGATTCACTTAGAGGGCCTGACACTGCTTCCTGGTTTAATGGATATGCATGTCCACCTGACAAGCGATGCAGAAGACAACTTCCTCGCGTCCATGAATTACTCTATTCCTCGCCAAACGGTTAAAGCCGTCAAGAATGCACATAAAACCCTGATGGCCGGTTTTACCAGCGTGCGCGATCTGGGCGATTCCGGCTATGCGGTGATTGCCGTGCGCGATGGCATCAGGGCAGGAGAGATTGAAGGCCCTCGCGTATGGTCTGCTGGTCACTCGCTCTCGGTAACCGGGGGCCATTGCGACGATAATTTTTCAGCCCCCGAAATGAAGTCGGTAGCCGCCGGTGTGGCCGATGGCCCCTGGGCAGTTAAAGCCAAAGTGCGTGAAAATATTAAGTACGGCGCCAATACCTTGAAAATCTGCGCGACCGGTGGAGTTTTTTCAAAAGGTACCCAGGTAGGTATCCAGCAATACACAGAGGAAGAGCTACGTGCTGCGGCAGAGGAAGCTCACCAGCAGGGCATGATTATCGCGGCCCACGCTCATGGCACCTCCGGTATTAAAGCGGCCATTCGCGCGGGTATCGACAGTATCGAGCATTGCAGTTTTCTCGACGATGAAGCGATAAAACTTGCAAAAAAAGCCGGCACTTTTCTTTCTTGCGATATCTACAATACGGAATACACACTCGCGTTTGGCGAGCAAAACGGTGTGCCGGAAGAAAACATCAACAAAGAAAAGCAGGTGTCGGCGGCACAACGGGAGAGCTTCCGTCGTGCAGTTAAGGCCGGACTGAATATGGTGTTTGGTTCAGACGCGGCAATTTATCCCCATGGCGATAACGGCAAGCAGTTTCACACCATGGTGACTTTTGGCATGTCGCCATTGCAAGCGCTTCAGGCCGCTACAATCAACAGTGCTGCGCTGCTTAAACAAGCGGATTTAGGACAGCTCAAAGAGGGATTTCATGCCGACATTATCGCCGTCAACGGTGATCCGCTGAAAGATATCCGTGTGTTGGAAAATGTGGCGTTTGTGATGAAGGCAGGCGTGGTTTACAAGCGCGTAGAGTGA
- a CDS encoding chitinase C-terminal domain-containing protein: MLTKKFLALAIASGLAAPVFAAPGTPNIAWLEATQQSGSAIKVDWNMWWGENGTTWTLYNNGNVQCQGSLTPNGQNQQSGSCTSAYPAGQNKLQVALCNTSGCTDGNTVTINVVNGGTVNQPPSVSVTAPSTATTGDTVSLSASASDADGNVVKVEFFVDGQSVGVNTAAPYSVNWTASAGTHNVLARATDNQGASTDSASATINVASLPNQAPTVSMATVPADLQAGQSVAFSADANDVDGTINSVRFYVDGSLIDTDTSAPFTANWIAVEGNHTVSVIAIDDKNAESEISTQSFSVAADTNVPPSVSLGALPATALAGESILLSASASDTDGSISKVGFYVGGQLLASDTSVPYEANWTAVAGTQTVIAKAIDNGGKSAQSSATIDVTPDGSVNHADCRPDGLYSTPGVQTPYCTVYDADGRELMGSAKRRIIGYFTSWRTGSNGPAYLAHQIPWQQLTHINYAFAHVDGNNRVSVGASVAGNAATDMEWPGVAGAEMDPTLPYKGHFNLLNKYKKQYPHVKTLISIGGWAETGGYFGADGSRVASGGFYTMTTNADGSVNTAGINTFADSVVTFLREYGFDGADIDYEYPTSMKDAGNPADFAISNARRAGLNASYNVLMKTLREKLDAAGAADGKHYMLTIASPSSGYLLRGMEAFESVQYLDYVNIMSYDLHGAWNQFVGPNAALFDNGEDAELVQWNAYGGQYKNIGYLNTDWAYHYFRGSLPAGRINIGVPYYTRGWQNVTGGTNGLWGQAALPNQAECPEGTGAGETNKCGNGAMGIDNLWHDKDTAGNEMGAGSNPMWHAKNLENGVAGDYLTAYGLDPVNNPAHQLIGTYTRHYDATMVAPWLWNADKKVFISTEDEQSINRKAEYVIDQGIGGIMFWELAGDYDFNAAKGQYEMGHTLTKAIAQKFAAATPYGNQRAEIAMPGEAIDIGVKLTNYALGDSNYPITPDLIITNNSGVDLPGGTEFTFDFATSTPDNMADQSAAGLTVITNGSNAAGNNVGGLENNFHRVKISTPSYLTLAQGEEWKVVLKYYLPVSMPSNWVVKVGAQEFALLQEYPELPLGSIDAGTGGGSGGGTGGSCASANVDPVIYPAYPDFPQKDWAGNPSHANGGDRMTHNNAVYQAKWWTASEPGTSDWDLVCSF, translated from the coding sequence ATGTTAACGAAAAAATTTCTCGCGCTGGCGATAGCGTCGGGACTGGCTGCGCCTGTGTTTGCAGCGCCCGGCACGCCTAATATCGCGTGGCTTGAAGCGACGCAACAATCCGGCAGTGCCATCAAAGTGGACTGGAATATGTGGTGGGGTGAAAACGGCACCACCTGGACCTTGTATAACAACGGCAATGTCCAATGTCAGGGTAGCCTGACGCCAAACGGCCAGAACCAGCAAAGCGGCAGTTGCACCAGTGCTTACCCCGCCGGTCAGAACAAACTGCAGGTTGCGCTGTGCAATACCAGTGGCTGTACGGACGGAAACACGGTAACCATCAATGTGGTTAATGGGGGTACCGTGAATCAACCGCCGTCAGTATCGGTTACGGCTCCTTCTACAGCGACTACTGGCGACACCGTTTCGCTGTCAGCCAGTGCGTCGGATGCCGATGGCAATGTCGTCAAAGTTGAATTTTTTGTGGACGGCCAGTCCGTCGGCGTTAACACCGCGGCGCCTTACAGTGTTAACTGGACCGCCAGTGCCGGCACCCACAACGTGCTGGCTCGCGCCACTGACAATCAAGGCGCCAGTACTGATTCTGCCTCGGCAACGATCAATGTAGCTTCCTTGCCCAATCAGGCGCCGACAGTATCGATGGCTACTGTGCCAGCCGATTTGCAGGCAGGTCAGAGCGTCGCGTTTTCTGCTGACGCGAATGATGTAGATGGCACTATTAACAGCGTGAGATTTTATGTTGATGGTTCGCTTATCGATACCGATACCAGTGCACCCTTCACCGCAAATTGGATTGCAGTAGAAGGTAACCACACGGTATCTGTCATTGCGATTGATGACAAAAACGCTGAAAGTGAAATCAGCACGCAAAGCTTCTCGGTTGCAGCCGACACCAATGTTCCTCCCAGCGTGTCATTGGGCGCCTTGCCTGCCACGGCACTGGCGGGTGAATCCATTTTGTTAAGTGCGAGCGCGAGCGATACCGATGGCAGCATCAGCAAAGTGGGGTTTTATGTGGGCGGACAATTGCTCGCAAGCGACACTTCCGTGCCCTATGAAGCCAATTGGACCGCTGTTGCGGGTACGCAGACGGTCATCGCCAAGGCCATTGATAACGGCGGCAAGTCCGCACAGAGCAGCGCAACGATTGACGTAACACCGGATGGTTCCGTGAATCATGCAGATTGCAGACCGGATGGCCTCTATTCCACGCCCGGGGTCCAAACGCCCTATTGCACCGTCTACGATGCAGACGGTCGGGAACTGATGGGCAGCGCCAAACGTCGTATTATTGGTTACTTCACCAGCTGGCGTACCGGCTCTAACGGTCCAGCCTATCTTGCGCACCAAATACCCTGGCAGCAACTGACCCACATCAACTATGCCTTCGCGCATGTGGATGGTAACAACCGGGTATCAGTAGGCGCGAGCGTTGCCGGAAATGCGGCAACCGATATGGAGTGGCCGGGTGTTGCCGGCGCGGAAATGGACCCGACACTGCCCTACAAAGGCCATTTTAATCTGCTGAATAAATACAAGAAGCAGTACCCGCACGTGAAAACCCTGATTTCCATTGGCGGCTGGGCCGAGACCGGCGGTTATTTTGGTGCCGATGGCAGCCGGGTGGCTTCAGGGGGTTTCTACACTATGACCACCAATGCCGATGGCTCGGTCAATACCGCCGGGATCAATACCTTCGCAGATTCTGTGGTCACTTTTCTGCGTGAATACGGTTTTGATGGTGCGGACATAGACTATGAATATCCCACCTCAATGAAGGATGCAGGTAATCCAGCCGATTTTGCGATTTCCAATGCGCGCCGTGCCGGATTGAATGCGTCTTACAATGTGTTGATGAAAACCCTGCGCGAAAAACTGGATGCGGCGGGCGCAGCCGACGGCAAGCATTACATGCTCACCATTGCGTCGCCCTCTTCCGGCTATTTGCTGCGCGGCATGGAAGCGTTTGAATCGGTGCAGTATCTGGATTACGTCAACATCATGTCCTACGACCTGCACGGCGCCTGGAACCAGTTTGTGGGCCCAAATGCTGCTTTGTTCGACAATGGTGAAGATGCCGAACTGGTGCAGTGGAACGCCTATGGCGGCCAGTATAAAAATATTGGTTACCTGAATACCGACTGGGCCTACCATTACTTCCGAGGCTCGCTGCCTGCAGGCCGTATCAATATCGGTGTGCCCTATTACACCCGTGGTTGGCAGAATGTGACCGGGGGCACCAACGGATTGTGGGGCCAGGCTGCGTTACCCAATCAGGCTGAATGTCCGGAAGGCACCGGCGCCGGGGAAACCAACAAATGCGGCAACGGTGCAATGGGTATCGATAACCTGTGGCACGATAAAGACACCGCCGGCAACGAAATGGGTGCAGGCTCTAACCCCATGTGGCACGCCAAAAACCTCGAAAACGGCGTCGCAGGTGATTACCTGACAGCTTACGGGTTGGATCCTGTGAACAATCCCGCGCACCAACTTATTGGCACCTACACCCGCCATTACGACGCTACTATGGTTGCGCCCTGGCTGTGGAATGCCGATAAAAAAGTCTTTATATCCACTGAAGATGAGCAGTCCATTAACCGGAAAGCCGAGTATGTTATCGACCAAGGCATCGGTGGCATTATGTTCTGGGAGTTGGCCGGTGATTACGATTTCAACGCGGCCAAAGGCCAGTATGAAATGGGTCATACGTTAACAAAAGCCATTGCTCAGAAGTTTGCCGCGGCCACACCCTATGGCAATCAGCGGGCAGAAATCGCGATGCCAGGAGAGGCCATTGATATCGGCGTAAAACTCACCAACTATGCGTTGGGTGATTCAAACTATCCCATTACCCCCGATCTGATTATCACCAATAATTCCGGTGTGGATCTTCCCGGTGGCACCGAGTTTACCTTTGATTTTGCCACGTCTACGCCGGATAACATGGCAGACCAGAGTGCGGCAGGTTTAACGGTTATTACCAATGGCTCCAACGCTGCCGGAAACAATGTGGGTGGACTGGAAAACAATTTCCATCGGGTGAAAATCAGTACCCCAAGCTACCTGACCCTGGCCCAAGGCGAGGAATGGAAGGTGGTCCTGAAATACTACTTGCCTGTTTCCATGCCTTCCAATTGGGTGGTGAAAGTGGGCGCTCAGGAATTTGCCTTGCTGCAGGAATACCCGGAATTACCGCTGGGAAGTATTGATGCAGGCACTGGCGGCGGTTCCGGTGGCGGCACCGGCGGAAGCTGTGCAAGTGCCAACGTGGATCCGGTGATTTACCCGGCCTACCCTGACTTCCCGCAAAAAGACTGGGCCGGTAACCCGAGCCATGCCAACGGCGGTGACCGCATGACGCACAACAATGCGGTGTACCAAGCCAAATGGTGGACGGCATCGGAGCCGGGCACGTCGGATTGGGATCTGGTGTGTAGTTTCTGA
- a CDS encoding glycosyl hydrolase family 18 protein, which translates to MAWLGDQSSTSFPLSWNLWWGENGTVWKVKDNGAVIHTQSIAANSPNAQSASATIKVTGTGSRSLVVELCNSDGANEVCTPSSAVTVNVSGGVTDPGCTTDCNAGSSPWDYLDNSEWLARKSAGMGANNLPYDNTTNKMVGAYFVEWGVYGRKFYPKDIPVENLTHIFYGFIPVCGPNESLTGSAKSALTSQCSGKPDYTVVVHDKFAALEKNDFDGTAKWDDDVKGIFAEMYRMKKTYPHIKVLPSVGGWTLSDPLYEIGINPTARATFIASIIDLIDTYDFFDGIDIDWEFPGGGGANPALGTPADGDGFATLMIELRAALDELELKNNRKYELTAAMSGGVEKLSKVNWEQAHPAMDYINLMTYDYYGAWSTTYGHQTGIYDTADALTPLDGFNASDAVSHIIARGVPAGKIAIGVAMYGRGWEGIQGGDQSGPFGATGGTAITGSQEQGFWEKGIMDYKGAEAHMMGGANGTGINGFTLFWDDAAKASYLWDAATGRFVTLDTQRSVKAKGNFVLQHNLGGVFAWEIDADNGNLLNAMHEGLGHPAK; encoded by the coding sequence ATTGCATGGTTAGGTGATCAGTCCAGCACCAGTTTTCCGCTCAGCTGGAACCTCTGGTGGGGTGAAAACGGCACCGTGTGGAAGGTGAAAGATAATGGTGCGGTTATACATACCCAATCCATCGCCGCTAATTCTCCCAATGCCCAAAGTGCATCGGCCACGATTAAGGTTACCGGTACCGGTAGTCGATCCTTGGTGGTCGAATTATGCAACAGTGATGGCGCCAACGAAGTGTGTACGCCCTCTTCTGCCGTAACGGTCAATGTTTCCGGTGGCGTTACCGACCCCGGTTGCACCACAGATTGCAATGCCGGCAGCTCCCCTTGGGATTACCTGGATAACAGCGAATGGCTGGCCAGAAAGTCCGCTGGCATGGGCGCCAATAACCTGCCTTACGACAACACCACCAATAAGATGGTGGGCGCGTATTTCGTCGAATGGGGCGTTTACGGACGAAAGTTCTATCCAAAAGATATTCCGGTAGAGAACCTCACCCATATTTTTTACGGCTTTATTCCTGTATGCGGGCCTAACGAATCACTTACCGGATCCGCCAAATCCGCACTTACCTCTCAATGTTCCGGAAAACCGGATTACACCGTAGTTGTTCACGATAAATTTGCCGCGTTGGAAAAAAATGATTTTGATGGCACGGCAAAGTGGGATGATGACGTGAAGGGTATTTTCGCGGAAATGTACCGCATGAAAAAAACCTACCCTCACATCAAAGTCCTGCCATCTGTAGGCGGCTGGACCTTGTCTGACCCGCTGTATGAGATCGGCATTAATCCCACCGCACGGGCAACATTTATCGCATCGATTATCGATTTAATTGATACCTACGACTTTTTCGATGGCATCGATATCGATTGGGAGTTCCCTGGTGGCGGTGGTGCAAACCCGGCGCTGGGTACACCGGCTGATGGAGATGGTTTCGCGACGTTGATGATAGAACTGAGGGCTGCGTTGGATGAACTCGAGCTCAAGAACAATCGGAAGTACGAGTTAACGGCTGCCATGAGTGGCGGTGTGGAGAAACTGTCCAAAGTTAATTGGGAGCAAGCGCATCCGGCGATGGATTACATCAACCTGATGACGTACGACTACTACGGCGCCTGGAGTACGACTTACGGTCATCAAACCGGTATTTACGATACTGCTGATGCCCTGACACCACTGGATGGATTTAATGCCAGCGATGCAGTGAGTCACATCATCGCCCGCGGTGTGCCGGCTGGCAAAATTGCCATCGGCGTGGCCATGTACGGTCGTGGCTGGGAAGGCATTCAAGGCGGCGATCAGTCAGGTCCTTTCGGTGCCACTGGCGGCACCGCAATTACCGGCAGTCAGGAACAAGGTTTCTGGGAAAAGGGCATCATGGATTACAAAGGGGCTGAGGCTCACATGATGGGCGGCGCTAACGGCACCGGCATCAACGGTTTCACCTTGTTCTGGGATGATGCCGCCAAGGCTTCCTATCTCTGGGATGCCGCTACCGGGCGTTTTGTGACCCTCGACACCCAACGCTCTGTCAAAGCCAAAGGCAATTTCGTTTTGCAGCACAACCTGGGGGGCGTCTTCGCCTGGGAGATTGATGCAGACAACGGAAACTTGCTGAACGCCATGCACGAAGGTCTTGGCCATCCGGCAAAGTAA
- a CDS encoding MerR family transcriptional regulator, with protein MKVIEVARLLGITADTVRFYTRINILNPTKSKANGYREYSDNDVKRLRFVLSARQLGFSVEDIQEIIGHADKKKTPCPTVRRLIDQRLHETEERLAETLKLKNRMQQAVLEWNQKPDKSPTGHMLCHLIEEFTAEE; from the coding sequence ATGAAAGTCATCGAGGTTGCCAGGCTATTGGGCATTACGGCAGACACGGTAAGGTTTTATACCCGCATCAATATCCTAAATCCCACCAAAAGCAAGGCCAATGGTTATCGGGAATACAGCGACAACGACGTTAAGCGTTTGCGGTTTGTGTTGAGCGCCCGGCAGTTGGGATTTTCGGTCGAGGATATTCAGGAGATTATCGGCCATGCGGACAAGAAAAAAACACCTTGCCCGACCGTGCGTCGCCTTATTGATCAGCGATTGCATGAAACCGAAGAGCGGCTCGCTGAAACGCTGAAGCTAAAGAATCGCATGCAACAAGCTGTGTTGGAGTGGAATCAAAAGCCGGATAAATCACCGACAGGCCATATGCTGTGCCATTTAATCGAAGAGTTCACCGCGGAGGAATGA
- a CDS encoding heavy-metal-associated domain-containing protein: MNAHPIANANQQKGGCCCSGRSSISTAETDARSVRESSHPLHQLQVQGATCGGCVKSIEQTLKSVFGVSEASMDLATGVASVVGAVDADHLVEVLQVVGFPAAVIR, translated from the coding sequence ATGAATGCACACCCAATAGCAAACGCCAATCAACAGAAAGGTGGATGCTGCTGTTCCGGAAGGTCATCTATTTCCACTGCGGAAACGGATGCCAGAAGCGTTAGAGAATCATCGCACCCCCTGCACCAATTACAAGTGCAGGGAGCCACCTGTGGTGGTTGCGTTAAAAGTATAGAACAGACGCTGAAATCCGTTTTCGGGGTCAGTGAGGCCTCTATGGATCTGGCAACCGGTGTCGCTTCAGTTGTTGGTGCAGTCGATGCAGATCATCTAGTTGAAGTATTGCAAGTCGTTGGCTTTCCTGCGGCGGTCATCCGATAA
- a CDS encoding heavy metal translocating P-type ATPase, protein MSTMKTESGDVSCHEGGTTTTPHDHHAHKAHHHSSENNPGPQELIIEGAGCASCVGKIESALKAVPGVENAEMNFAQRTVSVTGNVDAADLVKAVEKSGYNAKIAAAESEDDALAEKEQADWAYYKRLMREMTIALSLGVPLMIYSVVVGEMTVSTTGERIAWLAVGLLTLGVMVFSGKHFFVGAWQSFKNHSANMDTLIALGTGTAWVYSMVVVFVPYAVPEMARHVYFEATAMIIGLIDLGLALELKARGRTSEAIKRLIGLQAKTARVIRDEKELDVAIEQVLMDDVVRVRPGEKIPVDGEVIEGHTAIDESMLTGEPMPVEKTVGDTVAAGTINKTGSILFKATRVGKDTALAQIINMVKRAQNSKPPIGRLADVISAYFVPVVMIIAVTSALVWLNFGPDPAVAFAIVSATTVLIIACPCALGLATPMSVMVGVGKAAEAGVLIRNGEALQTASKISAMILDKTGTITLGAPKVTDILVAGEQHEDTILKLAATLESGSEHPLALAIVESAQEKGIETGKVSNFNAIAGHGVQAEVDGKTLLFGNEKLMRERNIELGDFVEKAQGLAAEAKTPMYFAVDNQLSAIIAVADPIKEDSIAAIKRLQHNGIRVVMLTGDNRATAKAVAEKAGIKEFFAEVLPEEKSKKVQELQMEGEVVGMTGDGINDAPALAIANVGFAIGTGTDVAIESADITLMRGSLHGLADAIAVSKATLRNIKQNLFGAFIYNVAGVPFAAGVLYPFFGLLLSPVIAGAAMAFSSLTVVTNANRLRFFKAQEH, encoded by the coding sequence ATGAGTACAATGAAAACGGAATCTGGCGACGTCTCTTGCCATGAAGGCGGTACGACAACTACGCCTCATGATCATCATGCACATAAGGCTCATCACCACAGTTCAGAGAATAACCCAGGCCCTCAGGAACTTATTATTGAAGGTGCAGGTTGCGCCAGTTGCGTTGGAAAAATCGAGTCGGCGTTAAAGGCGGTTCCTGGAGTAGAAAATGCCGAGATGAATTTCGCTCAGCGCACTGTGAGTGTGACGGGTAATGTCGATGCTGCTGATCTGGTAAAGGCGGTGGAAAAATCCGGTTACAACGCCAAGATCGCGGCTGCTGAGAGCGAAGATGATGCGCTGGCGGAAAAAGAACAAGCAGATTGGGCTTACTACAAACGACTAATGCGTGAGATGACCATCGCATTGTCACTGGGTGTGCCCTTGATGATCTACAGCGTTGTTGTTGGCGAGATGACGGTAAGCACAACTGGAGAGCGTATTGCGTGGCTGGCCGTTGGACTACTGACACTTGGCGTCATGGTATTTTCTGGCAAACACTTTTTTGTGGGGGCCTGGCAGTCCTTTAAAAATCATTCAGCCAATATGGATACACTGATTGCATTGGGTACAGGAACCGCGTGGGTGTACTCCATGGTTGTTGTGTTCGTTCCATATGCCGTCCCTGAAATGGCGCGCCATGTCTATTTCGAGGCCACTGCCATGATTATTGGTTTGATCGATCTGGGGCTGGCTCTCGAGCTCAAAGCCCGCGGGCGCACGTCGGAAGCGATTAAACGGCTAATCGGCCTACAGGCCAAAACGGCCAGAGTCATACGTGACGAAAAGGAACTGGATGTCGCCATCGAACAGGTGCTGATGGACGATGTGGTTCGTGTACGTCCGGGTGAAAAAATTCCCGTGGATGGTGAGGTCATCGAAGGCCATACCGCTATTGATGAGTCCATGTTGACGGGTGAACCCATGCCCGTGGAGAAAACGGTGGGCGATACGGTAGCAGCAGGCACCATCAATAAAACCGGCTCCATTTTGTTTAAGGCCACTCGTGTCGGCAAAGATACGGCCCTGGCGCAAATTATCAACATGGTCAAACGCGCACAGAATTCCAAGCCGCCTATTGGTCGTTTAGCTGATGTGATTTCCGCGTATTTTGTACCCGTCGTAATGATTATCGCCGTCACCAGTGCGTTGGTCTGGCTCAACTTTGGCCCAGATCCCGCTGTGGCGTTTGCCATCGTATCGGCCACCACGGTACTGATTATCGCCTGTCCTTGCGCGTTGGGCCTGGCAACGCCCATGTCGGTCATGGTGGGTGTGGGCAAAGCGGCAGAAGCTGGTGTGCTTATTCGCAACGGTGAAGCCTTGCAAACCGCATCGAAAATATCAGCCATGATTCTGGATAAAACCGGCACCATCACCCTGGGAGCGCCGAAGGTCACCGATATTTTGGTCGCAGGCGAGCAGCACGAGGACACTATCCTGAAACTAGCAGCCACGCTCGAATCGGGTTCTGAGCATCCCCTGGCGCTGGCAATTGTCGAGTCGGCCCAGGAGAAGGGTATCGAAACCGGGAAAGTCTCCAATTTTAACGCTATCGCCGGCCACGGCGTGCAAGCGGAGGTGGATGGCAAAACGTTGCTGTTCGGCAATGAAAAATTGATGCGTGAGCGCAATATTGAACTCGGCGATTTTGTTGAAAAAGCGCAGGGCTTGGCCGCCGAGGCTAAAACACCCATGTATTTCGCCGTGGATAACCAACTTTCCGCGATTATCGCTGTGGCAGACCCCATCAAGGAGGACTCCATCGCCGCCATCAAACGTTTGCAACACAACGGTATTCGCGTCGTCATGCTGACGGGCGATAACCGCGCCACGGCAAAAGCGGTCGCCGAAAAGGCGGGCATTAAAGAGTTCTTTGCCGAGGTGTTACCGGAGGAGAAATCCAAAAAGGTTCAGGAACTGCAGATGGAAGGTGAAGTGGTCGGCATGACAGGCGATGGCATCAACGACGCGCCAGCGCTGGCAATTGCCAATGTGGGTTTCGCCATCGGTACGGGAACCGACGTGGCCATAGAGAGTGCCGATATCACCTTGATGCGCGGATCGCTGCATGGGCTTGCCGATGCCATTGCGGTCAGCAAGGCTACATTACGCAACATCAAGCAAAATCTATTTGGTGCATTTATTTACAACGTGGCAGGTGTTCCTTTCGCGGCAGGTGTGCTGTATCCATTTTTCGGTTTGTTGCTAAGCCCTGTAATCGCCGGTGCCGCGATGGCATTTTCATCGTTGACTGTTGTGACCAATGCCAACCGCTTACGTTTTTTTAAGGCCCAAGAACACTAA
- a CDS encoding cupredoxin domain-containing protein produces MLLINIAGIILIALIVWWFWLYKPIEAELGENDLVITVENGTYSPSRIKVPAGEPVELKFIRKDESPCSETLLIPELQISDTLPLNKLKSIQIPALKSGEYAFHCQMQMYRGQLTVN; encoded by the coding sequence ATGTTATTGATCAATATCGCCGGCATTATTCTAATTGCGCTCATCGTATGGTGGTTTTGGTTGTACAAACCAATAGAGGCAGAGCTGGGAGAAAATGATCTGGTGATTACCGTGGAAAACGGCACCTATTCACCATCCCGAATTAAAGTGCCTGCGGGTGAGCCGGTTGAGCTGAAGTTCATACGTAAAGATGAATCACCCTGCTCAGAAACGTTACTGATCCCCGAACTGCAAATCAGTGACACCTTGCCCCTCAATAAACTGAAGTCCATACAAATACCTGCACTGAAATCTGGTGAATACGCCTTTCATTGTCAGATGCAGATGTATCGCGGCCAACTCACGGTGAATTAG
- a CDS encoding P-II family nitrogen regulator yields the protein MHPVRGRGEYFNSFNENHLIKHIQMEIYTKSEQAGDIAQLIVETAHVNADSEGLVCFVPVNDLLWIHDKRSAIDSDFQFHP from the coding sequence CTGCATCCGGTCCGCGGTCGTGGAGAATACTTCAACAGCTTCAACGAGAATCATTTGATTAAGCACATTCAAATGGAGATATACACCAAGTCTGAACAAGCCGGGGATATCGCGCAACTGATTGTGGAAACGGCACACGTCAATGCCGATAGCGAAGGGCTGGTATGTTTTGTTCCGGTGAATGACTTGCTTTGGATTCATGATAAACGCAGTGCGATAGACAGCGATTTTCAATTTCATCCGTGA
- a CDS encoding DUF2933 domain-containing protein produces the protein MAAQKSSFWLTPKGLAALGLIGAATYFLLIEHRQHVWQFLPYLILLACPFMHLFMHGGHGGHGGSPQHEGESDQDAYQRGLEDGRRDSEHRHHH, from the coding sequence ATGGCAGCGCAAAAATCATCATTCTGGTTAACACCCAAAGGGCTGGCGGCATTGGGACTTATCGGCGCAGCGACTTATTTTCTGTTGATTGAACACCGCCAGCATGTCTGGCAGTTTTTACCCTATCTAATTTTACTGGCATGTCCCTTTATGCATCTTTTCATGCACGGAGGCCACGGGGGGCATGGTGGGAGCCCTCAGCATGAGGGTGAGTCAGATCAAGATGCTTACCAGCGTGGATTAGAAGATGGGCGCCGGGATAGCGAACATCGGCACCACCATTGA